One window of Brachybacterium ginsengisoli genomic DNA carries:
- a CDS encoding DUF2505 domain-containing protein, with the protein MKLRETLNLPLSAADAAAMYADTEYTAIRRTTLGASKAESSVQGDPAGAFTVRTELAMPTDRVPDMVRPFVGSAVTIHETQAWSAPGADGARQGTMTLEVAGTPAGLTGTMRLVPGGESSSSLEIDGDLVAKIPLLGPRLEKAAVPYVSTVLRAEERSARSYAQSRTD; encoded by the coding sequence ATGAAGCTTCGCGAGACGTTGAACCTCCCGCTGTCGGCCGCAGATGCCGCCGCCATGTACGCCGACACCGAGTACACCGCGATCCGTCGCACCACGCTCGGTGCCTCGAAGGCGGAGTCGTCCGTGCAGGGCGACCCCGCCGGGGCCTTCACGGTCCGCACCGAGCTGGCGATGCCCACCGATCGGGTGCCGGACATGGTGCGGCCCTTCGTCGGGTCCGCCGTGACCATCCACGAGACGCAGGCCTGGTCCGCGCCGGGCGCCGACGGCGCCCGTCAGGGGACGATGACGCTCGAGGTCGCCGGCACCCCGGCCGGTCTCACCGGCACGATGCGGCTCGTGCCCGGCGGCGAGTCGAGCAGCAGCCTCGAGATCGACGGGGACCTGGTCGCGAAGATCCCGCTGCTGGGGCCGCGTCTGGAGAAGGCGGCCGTCCCGTACGTCTCCACCGTGCTCCGTGCCGAGGAGCGCTCCGCGCGGTCCTACGCGCAGTCGCGCACCGACTGA
- a CDS encoding SOS response-associated peptidase — MCGRFAFFQEIEPLIDDLGAVDLTDPHLRSRWNIPPTAPIHVVTESVDKESGEVVRALRAARWGLLPPFAKDASFSSRTFNARRETLGEKPSFRGSLGRYRAIVPMDGYYEWAHDEKGKRKQPYFIAPENGSPLFMAALVSWWKGPGGHEGPAASEDGTFLLSATIITREATGELAELHDRTPVMLRRDEVDSWLDTSMDDRHAAQEWILEDSHLLDDATLSVREVDPAVGKVGNDGPELLEGPQRLL; from the coding sequence ATGTGCGGACGCTTCGCCTTCTTCCAGGAGATCGAGCCGCTGATCGACGATCTCGGCGCGGTGGACCTCACCGACCCGCATCTGCGCAGCCGGTGGAACATCCCGCCCACGGCGCCGATCCACGTGGTCACCGAATCGGTCGACAAGGAGTCCGGCGAGGTGGTGCGCGCCCTGCGCGCGGCGCGCTGGGGCCTGCTCCCGCCCTTCGCGAAGGACGCCTCCTTCTCCTCCCGCACGTTCAACGCACGCCGCGAGACCCTGGGCGAGAAGCCCAGCTTCCGCGGGAGCCTGGGCCGGTACCGGGCCATCGTCCCCATGGACGGCTACTACGAGTGGGCGCACGACGAGAAGGGCAAGCGCAAGCAGCCCTACTTCATCGCGCCCGAGAACGGCTCCCCCCTGTTCATGGCGGCGCTGGTGTCCTGGTGGAAGGGCCCCGGCGGCCATGAGGGCCCGGCGGCGAGCGAGGACGGCACCTTCCTCCTCTCCGCCACGATCATCACCCGCGAGGCCACCGGGGAGCTCGCCGAGCTCCACGACCGCACGCCGGTGATGCTGCGGCGCGACGAGGTGGACTCCTGGCTCGACACCTCGATGGACGACCGCCACGCGGCGCAGGAGTGGATCCTCGAGGACTCCCACCTCCTGGACGATGCGACCCTGTCCGTGCGCGAGGTGGATCCCGCGGTGGGGAAGGTGGGCAACGACGGTCCGGAGCTGCTCGAGGGACCCCAGCGGCTGCTCTGA
- a CDS encoding WhiB family transcriptional regulator encodes MDWRHRAECLNHDPELFFPIGNTGPAITQIQEAKAVCQKCDVMTACLKFALESGQDSGVWGGLSEDERRSLKRRNARARRAG; translated from the coding sequence ATGGACTGGCGCCACCGTGCCGAGTGCCTCAACCATGATCCCGAGCTGTTCTTCCCCATCGGGAACACCGGACCGGCGATCACGCAGATCCAGGAGGCGAAGGCGGTGTGCCAGAAGTGCGACGTCATGACGGCGTGCCTCAAGTTCGCGCTCGAGTCCGGTCAGGACTCCGGCGTCTGGGGCGGTCTCTCCGAGGATGAGCGCCGCTCCCTCAAGCGCCGCAACGCCCGCGCCCGCCGCGCCGGCTGA
- a CDS encoding response regulator produces MTSPTERPVDLPLRIALVDDQPLVRAGFAMVIDSQDDMEVVVQASDGAEAVRELRGRRVDVVLMDVRMPHKDGIEATAEILADLPPERAPRIIVLTTFDLDEYVVAAIRAGASGFLLKDAQPEDLLGAIRTVHRGDAVIAPSATRRLLERVVAAPEPEEQDTSILAPLTEREREVLVLMGRGFSNQEIGAELFVAEATVKTHVGRVLSKLGARDRVQAVIIAFETGLVAPGAG; encoded by the coding sequence ATGACCTCACCGACCGAACGCCCCGTGGACCTCCCCCTGCGCATCGCCCTGGTCGACGACCAGCCGCTGGTGCGGGCAGGGTTCGCGATGGTCATCGACTCGCAGGACGACATGGAGGTGGTGGTCCAGGCCTCCGACGGCGCGGAGGCCGTGCGCGAGCTGCGGGGACGCCGGGTCGACGTGGTGCTCATGGACGTGCGCATGCCCCACAAGGACGGGATCGAGGCCACCGCCGAGATCCTCGCCGACCTGCCTCCCGAGCGGGCCCCCCGCATCATCGTGCTGACCACCTTCGACCTCGACGAGTACGTGGTCGCCGCGATCCGGGCCGGGGCCAGCGGCTTCCTGCTCAAGGACGCCCAGCCCGAGGACCTCCTCGGCGCGATCCGCACCGTCCACCGCGGCGACGCGGTGATCGCCCCGTCGGCCACCCGCCGCCTGCTGGAGCGCGTGGTCGCCGCGCCGGAGCCCGAGGAGCAGGACACCTCGATCCTCGCCCCGCTCACCGAGCGCGAGCGGGAGGTGCTGGTGCTGATGGGTCGAGGCTTCTCGAACCAGGAGATCGGGGCGGAGCTCTTCGTCGCGGAGGCCACCGTGAAGACCCATGTGGGCCGGGTGCTCTCCAAGCTCGGGGCCCGGGACCGGGTGCAGGCCGTGATCATCGCCTTCGAGACCGGCCTGGTCGCCCCCGGCGCCGGCTGA
- a CDS encoding FtsX-like permease family protein, which yields MARPARITLTPIRRHVAAVVTIALSCAFVAVMVIAGNLMQASLRSQAAQGFEGADLEIQRPLTDEQWSAAEPLEAPQVAGTENVWPQLQTYLELSSAGGGAVFVSTAMLPPGQETSTALADGRPSSSASEIVLDEPAAAALEVGLGDTVTLPADRSTSGETHRFTVVGIAKGPQGSVLGGTPRALLTPENAEALLGPSAGTTTDVWLASVPEGTDPADVVADPGSDTGDLTVRTAADAEEEAASDFLRGFAALGGILAVFVVIALFTSAVVIANTFAVTIAQRTRSLALLRTLGATRAQVRSVVLRESATVGLIGAVLGMLGGHLLVQAALAGAAGLGWVDSLVLVPVSLLSLLLPVAAGLVITLGASLAPMRAATRVAPLQALRPLPPVVRRGPGVRGVLGLIAAVAGILLLGGGTALALTGIPSLGILLAIVGGVLSFTGVLISLVTITRPLAALLGRVIGRVGGLPARIASANVARNPRRSAATIAALLIGTTLMTMMAVGARTAEATLTSELDSRRPIDLVVSAEEMPDQAVDQISAIDGIDRARQGARGDIPVGVSEPMTLFGLSPETVRETSHRPDAADDLVDGVVLLGQERAERFSVTDGQVLQVEGADGATHDLTVTVDANLQMSLVTPATLEQLVGDAATPVVVADFADPGTPEREGVDAMAIMDSVNQAVAGDGWESGSADAGGAEREAYAEILQILLGITVALLAVAVVVALVGVANTLSLGVIERTGENALLRALGTTRRQMRAMLGWEGVLLAVVGAVLGIVIGSIYGVLGIQALLGSSYPVSITIPWVQVGLVLVLAMTAGALASVLPGRAAARTAPAAALADAD from the coding sequence ATGGCACGCCCCGCCCGCATCACGCTCACCCCGATCCGACGGCACGTCGCGGCCGTCGTCACCATCGCGCTGTCCTGCGCCTTCGTGGCCGTCATGGTCATCGCCGGGAACCTCATGCAGGCCTCCCTGCGCTCACAGGCCGCTCAGGGCTTCGAGGGGGCGGACCTCGAGATCCAGCGCCCGCTCACCGACGAGCAGTGGAGCGCCGCCGAGCCCCTCGAGGCACCCCAGGTCGCCGGGACCGAGAACGTCTGGCCCCAGCTGCAGACCTACCTGGAGCTCAGCTCCGCCGGCGGCGGCGCCGTCTTCGTCTCCACCGCCATGCTCCCCCCGGGCCAGGAGACCTCCACGGCTCTCGCCGACGGCAGGCCGTCGAGCTCCGCGTCGGAGATCGTGCTCGACGAGCCGGCCGCCGCCGCGCTCGAGGTGGGCCTGGGCGACACCGTCACCCTGCCCGCCGACAGGTCCACCAGCGGTGAGACGCACCGCTTCACCGTGGTCGGCATCGCGAAGGGACCTCAGGGATCGGTGCTCGGCGGCACGCCCCGAGCGCTGCTGACCCCAGAGAACGCGGAGGCGCTGCTCGGCCCGAGCGCCGGGACCACCACCGACGTCTGGCTCGCGAGCGTCCCCGAGGGCACCGACCCCGCGGACGTCGTCGCCGACCCCGGCTCCGACACGGGGGACCTCACGGTCCGCACCGCCGCCGACGCCGAGGAGGAGGCGGCCTCGGACTTCCTGCGGGGCTTCGCCGCCCTCGGGGGGATCCTGGCCGTGTTCGTGGTGATCGCCCTGTTCACCAGCGCCGTGGTCATCGCGAACACCTTCGCCGTCACGATCGCCCAGCGCACCCGCAGCCTCGCCCTCCTCCGCACCCTCGGGGCGACCCGTGCCCAGGTGCGATCGGTGGTGCTGCGCGAGTCCGCGACCGTGGGCCTGATCGGCGCCGTCCTCGGCATGCTCGGCGGCCACCTGCTCGTCCAGGCGGCGCTCGCCGGCGCCGCCGGCCTCGGATGGGTCGACAGCCTCGTGCTCGTCCCGGTGAGCCTGCTGTCCCTCCTGCTGCCCGTGGCGGCAGGGCTCGTGATCACCCTCGGAGCGAGCCTCGCCCCCATGCGCGCCGCGACCCGCGTCGCACCGCTCCAGGCCCTGCGTCCGCTCCCTCCCGTGGTGCGCCGCGGGCCGGGGGTGCGCGGAGTCCTCGGGCTGATCGCCGCGGTCGCGGGGATCCTGCTGCTCGGCGGAGGCACGGCCCTCGCCCTGACCGGCATCCCCTCGCTGGGCATCCTGCTGGCGATCGTCGGAGGCGTCCTCAGCTTCACAGGCGTGCTGATCTCCCTGGTCACCATCACGCGCCCGCTGGCCGCGCTGCTGGGCAGGGTGATCGGCCGGGTCGGCGGGCTGCCTGCCAGGATCGCGAGCGCCAACGTGGCGCGCAATCCCCGCCGCAGCGCGGCGACGATCGCCGCCCTGCTCATCGGCACCACGCTCATGACGATGATGGCGGTGGGCGCCCGCACTGCCGAGGCCACGCTGACCTCCGAGCTGGACTCCCGGCGCCCCATCGACCTGGTGGTCTCCGCCGAGGAGATGCCGGACCAGGCGGTCGATCAGATCTCGGCGATCGACGGCATCGACCGGGCCCGGCAGGGCGCGCGCGGGGACATCCCGGTGGGAGTCTCCGAGCCGATGACCCTCTTCGGCCTCTCCCCTGAGACGGTGCGGGAGACCTCCCACCGCCCGGACGCCGCGGACGATCTGGTCGACGGTGTGGTGCTGCTCGGCCAGGAGCGGGCGGAGCGCTTCTCGGTGACCGACGGACAGGTCCTGCAGGTCGAGGGCGCCGACGGCGCGACCCACGATCTGACGGTCACGGTCGATGCGAACCTGCAGATGTCGCTGGTCACCCCTGCCACTCTCGAACAGCTCGTCGGGGACGCGGCCACGCCCGTGGTCGTCGCCGACTTCGCCGATCCCGGCACTCCGGAGCGGGAGGGCGTCGACGCCATGGCGATCATGGACTCGGTGAACCAAGCGGTGGCCGGTGACGGCTGGGAATCGGGATCTGCCGACGCCGGCGGTGCGGAGCGCGAGGCCTACGCGGAGATCCTGCAGATCCTGCTGGGCATCACCGTCGCCCTGCTCGCGGTCGCCGTGGTGGTGGCACTGGTGGGCGTCGCGAACACGCTCAGCCTGGGTGTCATCGAACGCACCGGCGAGAACGCCCTGCTGCGCGCGCTGGGCACCACCCGGCGTCAGATGCGGGCGATGCTCGGCTGGGAAGGCGTGCTGCTGGCCGTGGTCGGGGCCGTGCTGGGCATCGTGATCGGCAGCATCTACGGCGTCCTCGGGATCCAGGCGCTGCTGGGATCGAGCTATCCGGTGTCGATCACCATCCCCTGGGTGCAGGTGGGCCTGGTGCTGGTGCTCGCGATGACCGCCGGGGCCCTCGCCTCGGTGCTGCCGGGAAGGGCGGCCGCACGCACCGCCCCGGCGGCTGCGCTCGCCGACGCGGACTGA
- a CDS encoding sensor histidine kinase produces MPSLSKFLADNRGLSEKEADWLQHLVGDWNLLSDLLRADLVLWIQEEEGALAVAHCRPATGSTVYYEDPVGSMSGDGPEGTEIARLLAGGESLRSTMSMEREGRTAVGLLVPVRKNGRTLAVLAAESPDDDAKTSHNETQKSRLGSRLLGMLENGAFPIEGAPIPPRRGAPRVGDGVVELDEAGVVRWISPNAISAFHRFGIEGDMEGITLAELSTEVLQSRSPVDESLPLVLMGRAAWRSDMQARGGTLSLRAVPLTDQGTRTGAVILVRDVTELRRRERELITKDATIREVHHRVKNNLQTVAALLRMQSRRMKTDEAREALAEAMRRVSTIALVHESLLQGSQEAVHFDEVIDRCLRLAVDAASATVHRAGSPQLAEAQVEVRTEKIGRVGSIRAEEATPLALVVTELATNAVEHGLSETGGTLTIRSERTGSHLVISIEDDGRGMGAAKPTGLGTNIALTLVQGQLGGTLTWESRGDGGTCAVVDVYLDPLTL; encoded by the coding sequence ATGCCGAGCCTGTCCAAGTTCCTCGCCGACAACCGTGGTCTCTCCGAGAAGGAGGCCGACTGGTTGCAGCACCTGGTCGGTGACTGGAACCTGCTCTCCGACCTGCTGCGCGCCGACCTGGTGCTGTGGATCCAGGAGGAGGAGGGCGCGCTGGCGGTCGCGCACTGCCGCCCCGCCACCGGATCCACGGTCTATTACGAGGACCCGGTGGGGAGCATGAGCGGCGACGGCCCCGAGGGCACGGAGATCGCCAGGCTGCTGGCAGGGGGCGAGTCCCTCCGCAGCACCATGTCGATGGAGCGCGAGGGCCGCACCGCCGTCGGCCTGCTGGTCCCGGTCCGCAAGAACGGCCGCACCCTCGCCGTGCTGGCGGCCGAGAGCCCGGACGACGACGCCAAGACCTCGCACAACGAGACCCAGAAGAGTCGCCTGGGCAGCAGGCTGCTGGGGATGCTCGAGAACGGTGCCTTCCCCATCGAGGGCGCCCCGATCCCGCCCCGTCGTGGTGCGCCGCGTGTCGGCGACGGCGTGGTCGAGCTCGACGAGGCCGGAGTGGTCCGCTGGATCTCCCCGAACGCGATCTCGGCCTTCCACCGCTTCGGCATCGAAGGGGACATGGAGGGCATCACCCTCGCCGAGCTCTCGACCGAGGTGCTGCAGTCGCGCAGCCCCGTGGACGAGTCCCTCCCGCTGGTGCTGATGGGGCGGGCCGCCTGGCGATCGGACATGCAGGCTCGCGGCGGGACGCTCTCCCTGCGGGCGGTGCCGCTGACGGATCAGGGCACCCGCACCGGCGCGGTGATCCTGGTGCGCGACGTGACCGAGCTGCGCCGCCGGGAGCGCGAGCTGATCACGAAGGACGCGACGATCCGCGAGGTCCATCACCGGGTCAAGAACAACCTGCAGACGGTGGCCGCGCTGCTGCGCATGCAGTCGCGGCGCATGAAGACCGATGAGGCGCGCGAGGCGCTGGCCGAGGCGATGCGACGGGTGTCGACGATCGCGCTGGTCCACGAGTCGCTCCTGCAGGGATCCCAGGAGGCGGTGCACTTCGACGAGGTGATCGATCGGTGCCTGCGTCTCGCCGTCGACGCGGCCAGCGCGACCGTCCACCGGGCGGGATCGCCGCAGCTCGCCGAGGCCCAGGTCGAGGTGCGCACCGAGAAGATCGGTCGGGTCGGATCGATCCGAGCGGAGGAGGCGACGCCGCTGGCGCTGGTCGTCACGGAGCTGGCCACCAACGCCGTCGAACACGGGCTCTCGGAGACCGGGGGAACGCTCACGATCCGCAGCGAGCGCACCGGCTCGCACCTGGTGATCTCCATCGAGGACGACGGTCGAGGGATGGGGGCGGCCAAGCCCACGGGCCTCGGCACCAACATCGCGCTGACTCTGGTGCAGGGACAGCTGGGCGGCACGCTCACGTGGGAGAGCCGTGGCGACGGCGGCACCTGTGCGGTGGTGGACGTCTACCTGGATCCGCTCACGCTCTGA
- a CDS encoding AAA family ATPase gives MIDIVLCASGSDEVRIVHDLATGQGGEARVVRRCADLAETLAVTAAGIGDAVVIDLTVRGLGRDVLTAMMRDAAVVGLRPVDSPESTMLGLRHVVSSEAPVEEILAALESAVHGETAEDGDWVQEAVPPEPGAEGRMVAVWGPVGGPGRSTIAVNLAAEAAAAGRETVLVDADTYGPAQSQMLGVLDEAPGLVAAARAHDRGTLDEETMDSLLPQVQPRLRLLSGIGVPGRWAELRRSALDGVWSALARRGGLVIADVAAVLEEDEELSYDTAAPQRNAAAISVLEAADAVIAVVSADPVSITRLLRDHSRLKELGVTELHVVVNRVGPPVPGERLRELIGSRLPLASLNLLPDDPAACRAAAWDGALLAESAARSALRRGLRDLAASPAVLGDAPAPVIAPDRAAPAWRRRLGAGEKMTS, from the coding sequence GTGATCGACATCGTCCTGTGCGCCTCCGGCAGCGACGAGGTGCGCATCGTCCATGACCTGGCGACCGGCCAGGGTGGTGAGGCGCGGGTGGTGCGTCGCTGCGCCGATCTCGCCGAGACCCTCGCGGTCACGGCGGCGGGCATCGGCGACGCGGTGGTCATCGACCTCACGGTCCGCGGCCTCGGGCGCGATGTGCTCACGGCGATGATGCGCGATGCCGCCGTGGTGGGACTGCGGCCGGTCGACTCCCCGGAGAGCACGATGCTCGGACTGCGCCACGTGGTGTCCTCGGAGGCTCCGGTCGAGGAGATCCTCGCGGCGTTGGAGTCGGCCGTCCATGGAGAGACCGCGGAGGACGGCGACTGGGTCCAGGAGGCCGTGCCTCCGGAGCCCGGAGCCGAGGGGCGGATGGTCGCGGTGTGGGGGCCGGTCGGTGGGCCGGGTCGGTCCACGATCGCCGTGAACCTGGCCGCCGAGGCCGCCGCCGCAGGGCGGGAGACGGTCCTGGTCGATGCGGACACCTACGGGCCGGCGCAGAGCCAGATGCTCGGGGTTCTCGACGAGGCACCCGGGCTGGTCGCGGCCGCGCGGGCCCATGATCGCGGCACCCTCGACGAGGAGACGATGGACTCGCTGCTCCCGCAGGTCCAGCCCCGGCTGCGTCTGCTCAGCGGCATCGGCGTTCCCGGGCGCTGGGCCGAGCTGCGGCGCAGCGCGCTGGACGGCGTGTGGAGCGCTCTGGCACGCCGCGGAGGACTGGTGATCGCCGATGTCGCCGCGGTGCTGGAGGAGGACGAGGAGCTCAGCTACGACACCGCGGCACCGCAGAGGAACGCCGCGGCGATCAGCGTCCTCGAGGCGGCGGACGCGGTGATCGCCGTCGTCTCGGCGGATCCGGTGAGCATCACGCGCCTGCTGCGCGACCACTCGCGGCTCAAGGAGCTCGGGGTCACCGAGCTCCACGTCGTCGTCAATCGCGTGGGTCCTCCCGTCCCGGGGGAGCGCCTGCGGGAGCTCATCGGCTCGCGCCTGCCGCTCGCCTCGTTGAACCTGCTGCCGGACGACCCTGCGGCCTGCCGCGCCGCGGCCTGGGACGGAGCTCTGCTGGCCGAGTCCGCCGCGCGCTCCGCCCTGCGCCGGGGCCTCCGCGACCTCGCGGCGTCCCCAGCGGTCCTGGGCGACGCCCCGGCGCCCGTCATCGCCCCCGACCGCGCGGCACCGGCGTGGCGACGACGGCTGGGAGCCGGTGAGAAGATGACCTCATGA
- a CDS encoding DUF6912 family protein, whose protein sequence is MRLYLPLTPQDRPAIQDARANVDLEEGRAAWAVTSEASADRPGEDEEDLEYEALQDAVHVAFTGARSTERVLVIAADVPDGAVLPATEDGGAFGIRLRELRSARIASFHVTEQTAEAADADDTDPALLWFDAGEGSEALEFLDAAAGA, encoded by the coding sequence ATGAGGCTCTATCTCCCGCTGACCCCGCAGGACCGGCCGGCGATCCAGGACGCCCGTGCGAACGTCGACCTCGAGGAGGGGCGTGCGGCGTGGGCCGTGACGAGCGAGGCGAGCGCGGATCGTCCCGGCGAGGACGAGGAGGACCTCGAGTACGAGGCGCTGCAGGACGCGGTGCACGTCGCCTTCACCGGCGCTCGGAGCACGGAGCGGGTGCTCGTCATCGCCGCCGACGTGCCCGATGGCGCCGTCCTGCCGGCGACGGAGGACGGGGGAGCGTTCGGCATCCGCCTCCGCGAGCTCCGCTCGGCCAGGATCGCCAGCTTCCATGTGACCGAGCAGACCGCCGAGGCCGCCGACGCGGACGACACGGACCCGGCGCTGCTGTGGTTCGACGCCGGGGAGGGCTCGGAAGCGCTCGAGTTCCTGGACGCCGCCGCTGGCGCCTGA
- a CDS encoding ABC transporter ATP-binding protein, whose amino-acid sequence MTTAPQAAPPTPTDALPPAIVARDVSRTYGTGAGVVTALDGVDLDVARGGFTAIMGPSGSGKSTLLHVLAGLDVVDSGSIVLDGTEITTLGDDALTRLRREQIGFVFQSFNLLPMLTAEQNILLPLELAGKRADRAWLETLTTAFGITDRLSHLPSQLSGGQIQRVAISRALVTSPAVVFADEPTGNLDSHSTEEVLDFLRLSVDEFDQTVVMVTHEREAAERADRIITLADGRIASDEDLRGTR is encoded by the coding sequence ATGACCACCGCTCCCCAGGCCGCTCCCCCGACCCCCACGGACGCGCTCCCGCCCGCGATCGTCGCCCGCGACGTGAGCCGGACCTACGGCACCGGCGCCGGCGTCGTGACCGCGCTGGACGGCGTCGATCTCGACGTCGCCCGCGGCGGGTTCACCGCGATCATGGGCCCCTCCGGATCCGGCAAGTCCACTCTGCTGCACGTGCTGGCCGGGCTCGACGTCGTCGACTCCGGCTCGATCGTGCTCGACGGCACGGAGATCACGACCCTGGGCGACGACGCCCTCACCAGGCTCCGCCGCGAGCAGATCGGCTTCGTCTTCCAGTCCTTCAACCTGCTGCCCATGCTCACCGCGGAGCAGAACATCCTGCTGCCCCTCGAGCTCGCGGGCAAACGCGCGGACCGCGCCTGGCTGGAGACGCTCACCACCGCCTTCGGCATCACCGACCGCCTCTCCCACCTGCCCTCGCAGCTCTCCGGCGGCCAGATCCAGCGCGTCGCGATCTCCCGTGCCCTGGTCACCTCGCCGGCGGTCGTCTTCGCCGATGAGCCGACCGGCAACCTCGACTCGCACTCCACCGAGGAGGTCCTGGACTTCCTGCGCCTGAGCGTGGACGAGTTCGACCAGACCGTCGTCATGGTCACCCATGAGCGCGAGGCCGCCGAGCGTGCCGATCGCATCATCACCCTCGCCGACGGCCGGATCGCCTCCGACGAGGACCTGCGGGGCACCCGCTGA
- a CDS encoding sensor histidine kinase codes for MTDGTAQAPGTPSPRTRRIDPFRWIVENPGTVDLLVFGSAAFLLLVFAVLTGSISWWTLFSVPMVAVGALCRVRPLTGVLVIGSLAVLHVAVGTPVVAGDIMTFYAMFCAVAYGGGVVHAIGVAAGMLGVLVQATVAAVEALRSPYASVWEAVTAFGVLTVVGTITIIAVWALANLQRARVRQLALTRERAEQAMREREQRTALAVSEERSRIAREMHDVVAHSLSVIIAQADGGRFVASQKPEKAAEVLGTIGETGRAALADMRSLLGVLRQEDETSYGPQPGPEMLPDLIDRVRSAGLETELQIEGALSDLPQAMGMSVFRLVQESLTNVLKHAGPGASASVRIRRTPQELTIEVLDDGQGVDPDSDGLGHGLTGMRERMSVFGGTLRAEPLPSRGYRVRAVVPLATPRSASSPARPVPPAAPVRPLRGELR; via the coding sequence ATGACCGATGGGACCGCACAGGCTCCGGGCACGCCGTCGCCGCGCACCCGGCGCATCGATCCGTTCCGATGGATCGTCGAGAACCCCGGCACCGTCGACCTGCTGGTCTTCGGGTCCGCCGCCTTCCTGCTGCTCGTGTTCGCCGTCCTCACCGGCTCGATCAGCTGGTGGACCCTGTTCTCGGTGCCGATGGTCGCCGTCGGCGCGCTGTGCCGGGTGCGCCCTCTGACCGGGGTGCTCGTGATCGGCTCCCTCGCGGTGCTGCACGTCGCGGTGGGCACCCCCGTGGTCGCCGGCGACATCATGACGTTCTACGCGATGTTCTGCGCGGTCGCGTACGGCGGCGGCGTGGTCCACGCCATCGGCGTCGCCGCCGGCATGCTCGGTGTGCTCGTGCAGGCCACCGTGGCGGCCGTCGAGGCGCTCCGGTCCCCGTACGCGAGCGTCTGGGAGGCGGTGACGGCCTTCGGCGTGCTGACCGTCGTCGGCACGATCACCATCATCGCCGTGTGGGCGCTGGCCAACCTGCAGCGCGCCCGGGTGCGCCAGCTCGCCCTCACCCGGGAGCGTGCCGAGCAGGCGATGCGCGAGCGGGAGCAGCGCACGGCCCTCGCCGTCTCCGAGGAGCGCAGCCGCATCGCGCGCGAGATGCACGACGTGGTCGCCCACTCGCTGTCGGTGATCATCGCGCAGGCCGACGGCGGCCGCTTCGTCGCCTCCCAGAAGCCGGAGAAGGCCGCGGAGGTGCTCGGCACCATCGGGGAGACCGGACGCGCCGCGCTCGCGGACATGCGCTCGCTGCTCGGCGTTCTGCGCCAGGAGGACGAGACGAGCTACGGGCCGCAGCCCGGCCCCGAGATGCTCCCCGATCTCATCGATCGCGTGCGCAGCGCCGGCCTGGAGACCGAGCTGCAGATCGAGGGCGCCCTCTCGGATCTCCCCCAGGCGATGGGCATGTCCGTGTTCCGCCTGGTCCAGGAGTCCCTGACCAACGTCCTCAAGCACGCGGGCCCCGGCGCGAGTGCGAGCGTGCGGATCCGTCGCACGCCCCAGGAGCTCACGATCGAGGTGCTCGACGACGGCCAGGGCGTGGACCCCGACTCCGACGGGCTGGGCCACGGCCTGACCGGGATGCGCGAGAGGATGTCCGTGTTCGGCGGCACGCTGCGGGCCGAGCCGCTCCCCTCCCGCGGCTATCGGGTGCGCGCCGTCGTGCCGCTGGCGACCCCCCGCTCGGCCTCGTCACCTGCCCGCCCCGTCCCCCCGGCCGCCCCCGTCCGTCCCCTCCGAGGAGAGCTCCGATGA